From Sphingomonas sp. JUb134:
TGAAGCTGAAGGTGGTTGCGGCCCGGAGATTGACGTCCGGATCCTTGAGGCGCTGGAGCAGCCGCAGGCAGAGGTAATTCACGACGCCGGCGATCGCGGACATGACCATCATGGTAGGTCCGATGGGCTCGCTGCCCTGCACGTAGCGCCGTCCGACATCGATCAAGATGCCGCCCGCGAAGATCAGCAGCATGACGCCCGAAGCGACCGCGGCGCGTGTCTTCCATGTCTGGCCCCGGGTGAGCGCCACAAGGCTCAGCGCATACACAGCCGTATCGGACAGGTTGTCGACGCCGTTGGCGATCAGCGCGCTCGAGTCCGCGAAGAAGCCGGAAACGAAGAAGCCCGCAGCGATCGCCGCGTTCAGCAGCAGGACGATCCACAGTGTGCGGCGCTCCTGCCCGCCATTGTTGTCGTTGCCCGGGATCATCCCATCATCTCCTCAAGTGTCAGCAGGGCCAGGAAGCCGACGAAAAACATCGAGCTGATGAGCG
This genomic window contains:
- a CDS encoding cation transporter, encoding MIPGNDNNGGQERRTLWIVLLLNAAIAAGFFVSGFFADSSALIANGVDNLSDTAVYALSLVALTRGQTWKTRAAVASGVMLLIFAGGILIDVGRRYVQGSEPIGPTMMVMSAIAGVVNYLCLRLLQRLKDPDVNLRAATTFSFNDFISNGGILIAGVLVLWLGTNWPDLLVGFATAIIAIKGGVEILRDARAETKKSERRSS